A window of Candidatus Limnocylindria bacterium contains these coding sequences:
- a CDS encoding 3-hydroxyacyl-CoA dehydrogenase family protein encodes MERVGIVGFGQMGSGIAQVCAMAGLDVLAREIDQKFIEKGFSRIDGSLARVVKSGKITEDDAKKVRGRIKGTTALADFKDRDLVIEAVIEVMDAKKEVFEQLDRVCPPSTIFASNTSSLTIIEIAAATKRPDRFAGLHFFNPPVVMQLVEVVKAITTSDATVETLRAFVTRLGHTPVVCKDTPGFIVNRLMIPIMLEAIRALEQGVATAEDIDKAVKLGLRHPMGPFELIDYTGLDINLHVANTFFDEFRDPAWAPPPLLKRMVLAGHLGVKTGKGFYEYDENGKRKP; translated from the coding sequence ATCGAGCGCGTCGGGATCGTCGGTTTCGGACAGATGGGCTCCGGCATCGCGCAGGTGTGCGCTATGGCCGGTCTCGACGTGCTGGCCCGCGAGATCGATCAGAAGTTCATCGAGAAGGGCTTCTCGCGCATCGACGGATCGCTTGCCCGCGTCGTGAAGTCCGGCAAGATCACCGAGGACGACGCGAAGAAGGTGCGCGGTCGCATCAAAGGCACGACGGCCCTGGCGGACTTCAAGGACCGGGATCTCGTCATCGAAGCGGTGATCGAGGTCATGGACGCGAAGAAGGAGGTCTTCGAGCAGCTCGACCGTGTGTGCCCACCGTCGACCATCTTCGCGTCGAACACATCCAGTCTCACGATCATCGAGATCGCGGCCGCTACGAAACGGCCTGACCGGTTCGCGGGGCTGCATTTCTTCAATCCGCCGGTCGTCATGCAGCTGGTCGAGGTCGTGAAGGCGATCACGACGAGCGATGCGACGGTCGAGACGCTGCGCGCGTTCGTGACGCGTCTCGGTCACACGCCGGTGGTCTGCAAGGACACGCCGGGCTTCATCGTGAACCGGCTGATGATCCCGATCATGCTCGAGGCGATCCGCGCGCTCGAGCAGGGCGTTGCGACGGCCGAGGACATCGACAAAGCCGTGAAGCTCGGCCTGCGGCATCCGATGGGGCCCTTCGAGCTCATCGACTACACGGGCCTCGACATCAACCTGCACGTCGCGAACACGTTCTTCGACGAGTTCCGCGATCCCGCGTGGGCGCCGCCGCCGCTACTCAAGCGCATGGTCCTCGCTGGCCATCTCGGCGTGAAGACGGGCAAGGGCTTCTACGAATACGACGAGAACGGGAAACGCAAGCCTTAG
- a CDS encoding (2Fe-2S)-binding protein: MPPFRGPDAVDISLTVNGQGATAHLAPQRSLLELLRGSLGLTGTKLVCNAGDCGACTVLVEDRPVYSCITLAVACEGKRVETIEGISKDGALHPVQEAFIEHDAYQCGFCTPGQVMSIVSLLRTTAKPTEDDVRRAVAGNLCRCGAYVNIVKAGMSAARRSK; this comes from the coding sequence ATGCCTCCCTTCCGTGGGCCCGACGCTGTCGACATCTCCCTCACCGTGAACGGTCAGGGTGCGACCGCGCATCTAGCGCCACAGCGCTCGCTGCTCGAGCTGCTGCGCGGCTCGCTCGGCCTCACCGGGACGAAGCTCGTGTGCAACGCCGGCGACTGCGGAGCGTGCACGGTCCTGGTGGAAGACCGTCCCGTGTACTCGTGCATCACGCTCGCGGTGGCGTGTGAAGGCAAGCGCGTCGAAACGATCGAGGGCATCTCGAAGGACGGCGCGCTCCATCCGGTGCAGGAAGCCTTCATCGAACACGATGCGTACCAATGCGGGTTCTGCACGCCCGGGCAGGTCATGTCCATCGTCTCGCTGCTGCGCACGACGGCCAAGCCCACCGAGGACGACGTGCGGCGCGCCGTCGCCGGCAACCTCTGCCGCTGCGGCGCTTACGTGAACATCGTGAAGGCCGGCATGTCGGCCGCCAGGCGGAGCAAGTAG